A genomic window from Anthocerotibacter panamensis C109 includes:
- a CDS encoding trypsin-like peptidase domain-containing protein, whose protein sequence is MWKQRLTWLAISGFVAGVSFVAGSSSSRWVQGAPAPAAPETSYQVSNASISTNRAATALGPNFIADAVEKASSGVVSINIEKNAPATRSRENSELPPFLRDFFGNRGGRTPGRQTPERGQGSGFIIDSTGILITNDHVVDGADKVTILLKDGTSLKGKVLGVDPLTDIAVVRIQSDKPLPTVEMGDSARLRPGEWVIALGNPLGFSNTVTAGIVSALNRSSSEIQIAGDKRVDFIQTDAAINPGNSGGPLINIYGEVIGINTAIISGAEGIGFAIPINKAREIAYKLIKDGKVIRPYVGVSMVGLTPEILEQMKEDPDFKLPIPSTAKGVYVREVVKGSPAEKGGVLKGDIIIAVDDKEVLDARAVQDAVGNRKVGDPVAFTLLRDKQTKKLSIRTVELQPTPTE, encoded by the coding sequence ATGTGGAAGCAACGACTGACTTGGTTAGCCATCTCTGGCTTTGTAGCAGGCGTAAGTTTTGTAGCAGGCTCTTCTAGTAGTCGTTGGGTCCAAGGCGCTCCGGCTCCGGCTGCGCCGGAAACCTCTTATCAGGTCAGTAACGCCAGCATTTCTACCAACCGCGCCGCCACTGCACTCGGCCCAAATTTCATCGCCGACGCTGTTGAGAAAGCCTCTTCGGGGGTTGTGAGCATCAATATCGAAAAGAATGCCCCCGCAACGCGCTCTCGTGAGAACAGCGAACTCCCCCCGTTCTTGCGCGATTTCTTCGGCAACCGGGGCGGACGCACGCCGGGGCGTCAGACACCAGAGCGGGGTCAGGGTTCGGGCTTTATCATCGACAGCACCGGCATCCTCATCACCAATGACCACGTAGTCGATGGGGCGGATAAAGTCACTATACTCCTGAAAGATGGCACGAGTTTGAAGGGCAAAGTCCTCGGGGTAGACCCCCTTACGGACATCGCAGTGGTCCGCATTCAGTCTGACAAACCCCTGCCCACAGTGGAGATGGGCGACTCCGCCCGCTTGCGTCCTGGGGAGTGGGTCATTGCCTTAGGAAACCCCTTGGGCTTCAGTAACACGGTGACCGCCGGGATTGTCAGTGCGCTCAACCGCTCCAGTAGCGAGATTCAGATTGCTGGGGACAAACGGGTGGACTTCATTCAGACCGACGCCGCCATCAATCCAGGTAACTCTGGCGGTCCGCTCATCAATATTTATGGTGAAGTGATTGGCATCAACACCGCCATCATCAGTGGCGCTGAAGGTATCGGCTTCGCCATCCCGATCAACAAAGCTCGGGAGATCGCCTACAAACTGATCAAAGACGGCAAGGTGATCCGCCCTTACGTCGGGGTCAGTATGGTAGGGCTCACCCCTGAGATCCTAGAGCAGATGAAAGAAGACCCTGACTTCAAGCTGCCCATCCCTTCGACGGCTAAAGGCGTCTATGTCCGGGAGGTCGTCAAGGGCTCTCCTGCCGAAAAAGGTGGCGTCCTCAAAGGGGATATCATTATTGCTGTGGACGATAAAGAAGTCCTCGATGCACGGGCAGTCCAGGATGCTGTGGGCAACCGCAAGGTTGGGGACCCGGTAGCGTTCACGCTGCTGCGAGATAAACAGACTAAAAAGCTTTCAATCCGTACCGTCGAACTCCAGCCTACACCCACAGAGTAA
- the rpmE gene encoding 50S ribosomal protein L31, protein MPKANLHPKYNPITITCAGCKTVYNTRSTSTSNISVEICAACHPYYTGQQRLVDTEGRVDRFNKKYSREAMAQRRAQPKK, encoded by the coding sequence ATGCCCAAGGCAAACCTGCACCCCAAGTACAACCCGATCACGATTACCTGCGCAGGCTGCAAAACAGTCTATAACACGCGCTCTACCAGCACCTCCAACATCTCCGTCGAGATCTGCGCCGCCTGCCATCCCTACTACACAGGACAGCAGCGTCTGGTGGACACCGAGGGCCGTGTGGACCGCTTCAATAAGAAGTACAGCCGCGAGGCCATGGCGCAACGCCGCGCCCAGCCCAAAAAGTAA
- the pyk gene encoding pyruvate kinase has product MAEILHRTKIVATVGPATDSPEVMRQLILAGATTLRLNFSHGTHRDHLRRIQQIRQIEQEIDRPVAILQDLQGPKIRLGKFAGGPIQLAAGEPFILTSRPVVCDRTIATVTYDQLAQEVPVGANILLDDGRVEMKVEQVDLENEALHCRLVIGGKLSDSKGVNFPGVFLSIRALTDKDREDLVFGLQQGVDWVALSFVRNGEDVLELKNLMKQHGRMVPVISKIEKHEAMKVIEDIVAVSDGIMVARGDLGVEMPAEQVPLLQKRLIRLANAAGKPVITATQMLDSMVSAPRPTRAEVSDVANAILDGTDAVMLSNETAVGQYPVAAVETMVRIAGSTEGEFCRPTYPDLEPSITNSIAQAVTNVAEQLHATAIVSLTKSGATGRNVSKFRPCVPILAVTPSEEVARQLQVVWGVHPLVTRDHPSTRQTFQDAIGVALNQNLIAQGDLVVMTAGTLSGVSGSTDLLKVEVVTAVLGRGRGIGAQVVSGRARVVSPRDVSRVQPNDILVTQSTNVDFIEAIRKCNGIITEQSGLNSHAAVIAEKLGIPVLIGVENATQHIHDGTILTLDPRQGIVYSGTPEG; this is encoded by the coding sequence ATGGCTGAAATCCTGCACCGCACTAAGATCGTCGCCACCGTCGGTCCGGCCACAGACAGTCCAGAAGTAATGCGCCAGCTCATTCTGGCAGGGGCCACTACCCTCCGGCTCAACTTCTCTCACGGCACCCACCGTGACCACCTACGGCGCATCCAGCAAATCCGCCAGATCGAACAGGAAATTGACCGTCCTGTCGCCATTCTCCAGGACCTCCAAGGCCCGAAGATCCGCTTGGGCAAATTTGCCGGAGGACCGATCCAGCTTGCGGCTGGAGAACCTTTTATCCTGACCAGCCGTCCTGTGGTCTGCGACCGGACTATCGCCACAGTGACCTACGACCAACTGGCCCAGGAAGTGCCTGTCGGGGCCAATATCCTCCTGGACGATGGTCGGGTCGAGATGAAAGTCGAGCAGGTAGACCTCGAGAACGAAGCCCTCCACTGTCGCTTGGTGATCGGGGGGAAGCTCTCGGATAGCAAGGGTGTGAACTTCCCTGGAGTTTTCCTCTCGATCCGTGCTCTTACAGACAAGGACCGTGAAGACTTGGTCTTTGGGCTACAGCAGGGCGTGGACTGGGTTGCGCTCTCCTTTGTGCGCAATGGGGAGGATGTCCTCGAACTCAAAAACCTGATGAAACAGCACGGGCGGATGGTTCCGGTCATCTCCAAGATCGAGAAACACGAAGCGATGAAGGTCATTGAGGACATCGTGGCGGTCTCCGATGGCATTATGGTCGCCCGAGGCGATCTGGGAGTCGAGATGCCCGCCGAACAAGTGCCCCTGCTCCAAAAACGCCTGATCCGTCTCGCCAACGCTGCCGGGAAGCCTGTTATCACCGCGACCCAGATGCTCGATTCGATGGTCTCTGCTCCGCGACCTACCCGCGCTGAAGTCTCTGATGTCGCCAACGCCATCCTCGACGGCACCGATGCGGTCATGCTCTCCAACGAAACCGCTGTGGGCCAGTATCCGGTGGCGGCGGTCGAGACGATGGTCCGTATTGCCGGGAGCACCGAGGGCGAGTTTTGCCGCCCCACCTACCCGGACTTGGAGCCTTCGATCACCAACTCCATTGCCCAAGCGGTCACCAACGTTGCTGAACAGCTCCACGCCACAGCCATTGTTTCTTTGACCAAGTCGGGGGCCACAGGCCGCAACGTGAGCAAATTTCGCCCCTGTGTCCCCATCCTGGCAGTGACTCCCAGCGAAGAAGTGGCCCGCCAACTCCAAGTGGTCTGGGGCGTCCATCCCCTCGTCACCCGCGACCATCCCTCCACCCGACAGACCTTCCAGGATGCGATAGGCGTGGCCCTCAACCAAAACCTGATCGCTCAGGGGGACTTGGTGGTAATGACCGCCGGGACACTCTCTGGAGTCTCAGGCTCGACGGATCTACTCAAGGTGGAGGTTGTGACTGCTGTGCTGGGACGAGGTCGGGGGATCGGTGCTCAGGTGGTCAGTGGTCGCGCTCGGGTAGTCTCTCCACGTGACGTGAGCCGGGTGCAGCCCAATGACATTCTGGTGACCCAATCCACCAACGTGGACTTCATTGAGGCCATCCGCAAGTGCAATGGCATCATCACCGAACAGAGCGGACTCAACTCTCACGCCGCCGTGATTGCCGAAAAGCTGGGTATCCCGGTCCTGATTGGGGTCGAGAATGCTACCCAACACATCCATGACGGCACGATTCTCACCCTCGATCCCCGGCAGGGCATCGTCTATTCGGGCACCCCTGAGGGGTAA
- a CDS encoding type I polyketide synthase: protein MHHFSCLSVTPLALAHPGLAVATIRAGGVGILDREFCTEADLAQAKSNLQMLLQERGKAGGLGLRLRCDQIAASTDLLELLAQVPHWLILSGWDATTLPEALAALPEHPERTLLMEVIAVGQVSVLDAVPCAGLVARGHESGGWVAEDPAFILTQKLLASQSRPVYVQGGIGIHTAAACRMAGAAGIVLDDQLWLMPESPLPASWQRHLKNLSGQEAIVLAERLTPSCRVLARPGFHAIAALQKLADHGELADASGWQQSAQPLLGWGEPSDLAWPMGQAVGLADPLHERFKTTGRLIQALLQASAEHIQTAQRLQPLQPGAPLAQAHSTRYPIVQGPMTRVSDTAEFAHAVACAGALPLLALALLRGVQVESLLRKTRDLMQGAAWGVGILGFVPHALREEQTKIVQAIKPPFALIAGGRPDQAKQFEAEGIAAYIHVPTASLLKLFLEQGARRFVFEGRECGGHVGPLSSFLLWESMIETLLHLPAGIEPQAIHVLFAGGVHDARSAAMVSAMAAPLAERGIKFGVLMGTAYLFTEEAVACGAIVKGFQEEALQCTRTINLETGPGHASRCAVTAFAHEFYATRRRMALSGSPAEDIKNTLEDLTLGRLRIASKGLTRDAEGKIIQVLEERQHRDGMYMIGQVATMRDRVCTVEYLHQEVSEASTRLVCEAEGGGEVVPPSRPSDIAIVGLSTLVPKAHRPEDYWKNILERVNAITEIPAHRWDWRLFYDEDRKARDRIYSKWGGFIEDVTFDPLRFGIPPASLKSIDPIQLLALDAVQRALADAGYDRGDFDREHTSVIFGAATGAGDLGHQYATRSHLPLFVSDPATQAFDRLPEWTEESFPGLLLNVAAGRVANRFDLGGTNYTVDAACASSLAALNLAIEELETGRSNIVIAGGVDTGQSPFAYLTFCKTQALSPRQQPKAFDKTTDGIVISEGIAVVILKRLADAERDGDHIYAVVKSMAGSSDGKAMGLTAPRPSGQIRALDRAYRKAGFSPNTLGLYEAHGTGTAAGDRAELETIVKTLKTHRTRNKSCVVGSVKTMIGHTKSCAGVVGLVKAALALYHKVLPPHMGVEKPLDPLADPESPVYLLQEARPWFRHPDYPRRGGVSAFGFGGTNFHAVLEEYQGSLKEPVLGAKAWPQELCVLRAADRAALIQEIQTLHTALVKGAQPALGDLAFSLAERAQERWDQNACLCIIARDLTHLGACLEQALTHLEGAADPLPLHILFSEKAALHNRHVAFLFPGQGSQYPDMAREQALYLHELRAAVEGADRQLQETFPDLLSQYIYPPSPFSPSDEARHQARLMDTRIAQPALGTIMVGYLDFLARLGIDPSMLAGHSYGEYVALYGAGALGRAEFLALSATRGRVMATACAAQGGAMAAVQGDRAQVLEYLQGMPGVTLANHNSPQQSVISGTREAVQTVVDRLKAQGVQAKLLAVTGAFHTALVAEAQGPLAEAIAQSALTTPQIPVYANADARPYPLDEEAVRRQLSQHLTSPVEFVGQVRAMHADGARVFLEVGPKSVLTKLVGQILVGQEHIAVALDGHGGGLRGLLLALGTLITQGVGLKLTALFEGRTHRSLDLKRLLEQTCPAPLPPVAWLVNGGNVRPYSQSVGHPGKLPPLDVTTAQTEAHAQRNGSSPSVAPVALPAANQTQPPLPVVAATVRPVARAPHKSSTPPNLAMASQTPQPAHPAPVSPPSHVALAGYQAYQETMRQFLSLQERVMVQFLSGVQPAPGALPQPAAPIALPAARPSAALPVAPAPPSRPAPVVVTAPAPPTPAPVPPVAAAAALPARAQLTQTLLHLVSERTGYPAEMLGLDQDMEAELGIDSIKRVEIFGALQKNLPTALASRVQDEMESFTQVKTLGGIVDALLSSAPATPAAVAGGAGLGK, encoded by the coding sequence ATGCACCACTTCTCGTGTCTTTCGGTCACCCCTCTGGCTTTGGCCCACCCTGGATTAGCTGTCGCAACCATACGCGCGGGGGGCGTTGGTATCCTAGACCGGGAATTTTGTACTGAGGCTGACCTCGCTCAGGCCAAAAGCAACTTGCAGATGCTACTTCAGGAGCGCGGGAAAGCTGGAGGGCTGGGTCTGCGCCTCAGGTGCGACCAAATCGCCGCCAGCACTGACCTATTGGAACTCCTAGCTCAGGTCCCCCACTGGCTTATCCTCAGCGGCTGGGACGCCACTACGCTCCCGGAAGCTCTTGCCGCGCTACCGGAACACCCGGAGCGCACGCTGCTGATGGAGGTTATCGCGGTTGGGCAGGTATCCGTGCTGGATGCGGTACCCTGTGCAGGGCTGGTCGCCCGAGGCCATGAGAGCGGGGGTTGGGTCGCAGAGGACCCGGCATTTATCCTCACGCAAAAACTGTTAGCCAGCCAATCGCGCCCTGTCTACGTGCAGGGGGGAATTGGGATTCATACGGCGGCGGCTTGCCGCATGGCGGGGGCGGCGGGGATCGTCCTCGATGACCAGTTGTGGCTGATGCCTGAGTCGCCGCTCCCGGCCTCCTGGCAGCGCCACCTCAAAAATTTGAGCGGTCAGGAAGCCATCGTCCTTGCCGAACGCCTTACGCCATCTTGCCGCGTCCTTGCCCGCCCAGGATTCCATGCTATCGCTGCGCTGCAAAAGCTCGCCGACCATGGGGAGTTGGCGGATGCTTCTGGCTGGCAACAGAGTGCCCAACCCCTGCTGGGCTGGGGCGAACCGAGCGACTTAGCTTGGCCGATGGGGCAGGCTGTGGGGTTGGCGGACCCCTTGCACGAGCGCTTCAAAACGACAGGACGTCTGATCCAGGCACTGCTCCAAGCGAGTGCCGAGCATATCCAGACCGCCCAGCGCCTGCAACCGCTCCAGCCCGGAGCCCCACTCGCTCAGGCCCACAGTACCCGCTACCCGATTGTCCAGGGGCCTATGACGAGGGTGAGCGACACGGCTGAATTTGCCCATGCTGTAGCCTGTGCCGGGGCTTTGCCCCTGTTGGCGCTCGCGCTGTTGCGCGGCGTGCAAGTCGAGAGCCTGTTGCGCAAAACCCGTGACTTGATGCAGGGAGCCGCTTGGGGCGTCGGGATTTTGGGCTTTGTCCCCCATGCTCTGCGCGAAGAGCAGACCAAAATTGTCCAAGCGATCAAGCCGCCTTTCGCCCTGATTGCCGGGGGGCGTCCCGACCAGGCCAAGCAGTTTGAGGCTGAGGGTATTGCTGCTTATATCCATGTCCCTACGGCAAGCCTGCTCAAGCTGTTTTTGGAACAGGGTGCCCGACGCTTCGTTTTTGAGGGGCGTGAGTGCGGGGGACATGTGGGGCCGTTGAGCAGTTTTCTGCTCTGGGAGAGCATGATTGAGACTTTGCTCCATCTGCCTGCCGGGATTGAGCCCCAAGCGATCCATGTACTCTTTGCCGGGGGGGTCCACGATGCCCGTTCGGCGGCCATGGTGAGCGCGATGGCGGCCCCTCTGGCTGAGCGGGGGATCAAGTTTGGTGTGTTGATGGGGACGGCTTATCTTTTTACGGAGGAGGCGGTGGCCTGCGGCGCGATTGTCAAGGGTTTCCAGGAAGAAGCCCTCCAATGCACCCGCACCATCAACCTTGAGACCGGGCCGGGTCACGCAAGCCGCTGTGCGGTGACCGCCTTCGCCCATGAATTTTATGCGACGCGCCGCCGTATGGCCCTCTCCGGTAGCCCCGCCGAGGACATCAAAAACACTCTCGAAGACCTGACCCTGGGCCGTCTACGGATCGCATCCAAGGGTCTGACCCGCGATGCTGAGGGCAAAATCATTCAGGTCCTGGAGGAGCGGCAACACCGCGACGGCATGTACATGATTGGTCAAGTGGCGACGATGCGCGACCGGGTCTGTACGGTGGAGTACCTGCATCAAGAGGTCTCTGAAGCCAGTACCCGTCTGGTCTGTGAAGCAGAGGGTGGGGGTGAGGTGGTTCCTCCGTCACGCCCCTCTGACATCGCTATTGTCGGCCTTAGCACCCTGGTCCCCAAAGCCCATCGCCCTGAAGACTACTGGAAAAACATCCTTGAGCGCGTCAACGCCATCACCGAGATCCCCGCCCACCGTTGGGATTGGCGGCTCTTTTATGACGAGGACCGCAAGGCGCGCGACCGCATTTACTCGAAGTGGGGCGGGTTTATTGAGGACGTGACGTTTGATCCCTTGCGCTTTGGTATCCCCCCAGCTTCGCTCAAATCGATTGACCCGATTCAGCTATTGGCGCTAGATGCGGTCCAACGGGCGTTAGCTGATGCGGGATACGACCGGGGCGACTTTGACCGCGAACATACTTCTGTGATCTTTGGGGCAGCCACTGGTGCTGGGGATTTGGGGCATCAGTACGCGACTCGTTCTCACCTACCCCTCTTTGTGAGTGACCCGGCTACTCAAGCTTTTGACCGTCTGCCGGAGTGGACCGAGGAATCCTTCCCCGGACTGCTGCTCAATGTGGCTGCCGGTCGGGTCGCCAACCGCTTTGACTTGGGCGGGACCAACTACACGGTGGATGCTGCTTGTGCCTCGTCGTTGGCTGCCTTAAATCTGGCTATCGAAGAACTAGAGACTGGACGCAGCAATATTGTCATCGCCGGGGGGGTCGATACCGGCCAGAGCCCCTTCGCCTATCTGACGTTTTGTAAAACCCAGGCCCTATCCCCACGCCAGCAACCCAAGGCTTTCGATAAAACCACCGATGGGATTGTGATCAGCGAGGGGATCGCAGTCGTCATCCTCAAGCGGTTGGCAGACGCCGAGCGCGATGGGGACCATATTTATGCGGTGGTTAAGTCGATGGCGGGCTCCAGCGATGGCAAAGCCATGGGTCTGACCGCGCCACGTCCGAGCGGACAGATAAGAGCTTTAGACCGGGCCTATCGAAAGGCGGGCTTCTCCCCCAATACCCTGGGGCTCTATGAGGCCCACGGCACCGGAACCGCCGCCGGAGACCGCGCTGAACTGGAGACCATTGTCAAAACCCTCAAAACTCATCGCACCCGCAACAAATCCTGCGTCGTTGGCTCGGTCAAGACGATGATCGGTCACACCAAGAGTTGTGCTGGGGTGGTGGGCCTTGTCAAAGCCGCGCTGGCACTGTACCACAAAGTTTTGCCCCCGCACATGGGAGTCGAAAAGCCCCTCGACCCCTTGGCGGACCCAGAGAGCCCAGTCTACCTGCTTCAGGAAGCCCGCCCCTGGTTTCGCCATCCCGACTATCCCCGCCGTGGCGGCGTGAGCGCCTTTGGCTTTGGCGGAACCAACTTCCACGCCGTCCTTGAAGAATATCAAGGCAGTCTCAAAGAGCCGGTTTTGGGGGCGAAAGCTTGGCCTCAGGAACTCTGCGTGCTCCGGGCTGCTGACCGGGCAGCCTTGATCCAGGAAATCCAGACGCTCCACACCGCCTTGGTAAAAGGGGCACAGCCCGCTTTGGGGGATTTGGCGTTTAGTCTGGCTGAGCGGGCGCAGGAGCGCTGGGATCAAAACGCCTGTCTATGCATCATTGCTCGGGACCTCACCCATCTGGGCGCCTGTCTAGAACAAGCCTTGACCCATCTAGAAGGCGCAGCGGACCCCTTACCCCTGCACATTCTGTTCAGCGAAAAGGCTGCCCTGCATAACCGTCACGTGGCCTTCCTCTTTCCAGGGCAGGGCTCCCAATACCCGGACATGGCCCGTGAACAGGCGCTTTACCTGCACGAATTGCGGGCTGCGGTCGAAGGAGCCGACCGCCAACTCCAGGAAACGTTCCCCGACCTGTTGAGCCAATACATCTATCCGCCTAGCCCCTTCTCCCCGTCCGATGAGGCGCGCCATCAAGCTCGCTTGATGGATACTCGGATAGCACAGCCCGCTTTGGGGACCATAATGGTGGGCTATTTGGACTTTTTAGCCCGCTTGGGGATCGACCCATCGATGTTGGCGGGGCACAGCTATGGAGAGTACGTAGCCCTCTATGGCGCAGGAGCCCTGGGGCGAGCAGAGTTCCTCGCACTCTCAGCTACACGGGGGCGGGTCATGGCTACCGCCTGTGCCGCGCAGGGAGGAGCCATGGCTGCAGTCCAAGGCGACCGGGCTCAGGTCCTGGAATATCTCCAGGGTATGCCAGGAGTTACCCTCGCCAACCACAACAGCCCCCAACAGTCCGTCATCTCTGGCACCCGCGAAGCGGTGCAGACCGTCGTGGACCGGCTCAAGGCCCAGGGGGTCCAGGCAAAACTCCTTGCGGTGACGGGGGCTTTTCACACGGCACTGGTAGCTGAGGCTCAAGGCCCTCTGGCTGAAGCTATCGCCCAGTCTGCCCTCACCACGCCCCAGATCCCGGTCTATGCCAATGCCGACGCCCGTCCCTATCCCTTAGACGAAGAAGCGGTACGCCGCCAATTGAGCCAGCACCTGACGAGCCCCGTGGAATTCGTCGGTCAGGTCCGGGCGATGCACGCAGACGGAGCTAGGGTCTTTCTGGAGGTTGGCCCCAAGAGCGTCTTGACCAAGCTTGTCGGCCAGATTTTAGTAGGCCAAGAGCATATAGCGGTCGCTCTAGATGGTCATGGGGGTGGGCTCAGGGGTCTGCTCCTGGCTTTGGGGACCCTGATCACGCAAGGCGTGGGCCTCAAACTAACCGCCTTGTTTGAAGGGCGGACCCATCGTTCTTTAGACCTCAAGCGGCTTTTGGAGCAGACCTGCCCTGCTCCTCTACCGCCCGTAGCTTGGTTAGTCAATGGGGGCAATGTCCGCCCCTACAGCCAGTCCGTTGGTCACCCCGGCAAACTTCCGCCCCTGGATGTGACTACTGCTCAGACCGAGGCTCATGCCCAGCGTAATGGTTCGAGCCCGTCTGTAGCCCCTGTCGCGCTACCTGCTGCTAACCAGACACAGCCCCCGCTTCCTGTAGTTGCCGCAACCGTTCGCCCGGTTGCACGCGCTCCCCACAAGTCTTCTACCCCACCCAATCTAGCCATGGCATCCCAAACACCCCAGCCCGCTCATCCAGCCCCCGTTTCACCCCCGTCGCATGTAGCTCTAGCCGGTTACCAAGCCTACCAGGAGACCATGCGCCAGTTCCTGAGTCTCCAGGAGCGCGTCATGGTTCAGTTCCTGAGCGGGGTGCAGCCCGCGCCGGGAGCGCTCCCGCAACCTGCTGCACCCATCGCGCTTCCAGCAGCCCGTCCCAGCGCGGCGCTCCCCGTTGCTCCTGCGCCGCCATCCCGCCCTGCCCCTGTGGTGGTCACGGCTCCCGCTCCCCCGACTCCAGCTCCTGTGCCCCCTGTAGCTGCCGCGGCAGCCCTACCCGCCCGTGCCCAGTTGACCCAAACTTTGCTCCATCTGGTGAGCGAGCGTACCGGCTACCCCGCCGAAATGCTGGGCCTCGACCAGGACATGGAAGCGGAGTTGGGCATCGACTCGATCAAGCGCGTCGAGATCTTCGGAGCCCTCCAGAAAAATCTACCCACCGCGCTGGCTAGTCGCGTCCAAGACGAGATGGAGTCCTTCACCCAGGTCAAGACCTTGGGCGGTATCGTCGATGCGCTTTTGTCCTCAGCACCCGCTACTCCCGCTGCGGTCGCCGGGGGAGCTGGCCTGGGAAAGTAA
- the rplM gene encoding 50S ribosomal protein L13: MPAVEKTILPTPETVDRRWHLIDATGLHLGRLGTAVANLLRGKHKPNFVPFQDTGDFVIVINAEKVVVTGKKSTQKLYRRNSGRPGGMKIETFAHLQVRLPERIIEKAVWGMIPHTRLGRQQYTKLKVYKGPHHPHDAQQPTVYTVEGSS; encoded by the coding sequence ATGCCTGCTGTAGAAAAGACCATCCTCCCCACCCCTGAGACGGTGGACCGACGCTGGCACCTGATCGATGCCACGGGTCTGCACTTGGGGCGCTTGGGGACGGCGGTTGCAAATTTGTTGCGGGGCAAACATAAGCCCAACTTTGTCCCCTTTCAGGACACCGGAGACTTTGTCATCGTCATCAATGCTGAAAAAGTAGTCGTGACAGGCAAGAAATCCACCCAAAAACTGTACCGGCGCAACTCCGGGCGACCTGGAGGGATGAAGATTGAGACCTTCGCGCACCTCCAAGTTCGTCTGCCGGAGCGCATCATCGAGAAGGCTGTGTGGGGGATGATACCCCACACTCGGCTGGGCCGTCAGCAGTACACCAAGCTCAAGGTGTACAAAGGCCCCCATCACCCGCACGATGCCCAACAACCCACCGTATATACCGTGGAAGGTAGTTCATGA
- the rpsI gene encoding 30S ribosomal protein S9 has translation MSPVNTAVYMGTGRRKEAVARVRLMPGDGTMTINGVPGDLYLHYRQNLISFARQPLETLGLESAYDIIVTAHGGGVSGQAGAIRLGVARALLDQDPDNRVPLKREGHLTRDPRAVERKKYGLRKARKAKQYSKR, from the coding sequence ATGAGCCCTGTCAACACCGCTGTCTACATGGGTACGGGCCGCCGCAAAGAGGCCGTCGCCCGAGTGCGCCTCATGCCAGGAGATGGCACTATGACCATCAACGGCGTCCCTGGGGATCTATACCTGCACTATCGCCAAAACCTGATCTCCTTTGCTCGCCAACCCTTGGAGACCCTCGGGCTGGAGAGCGCCTACGACATCATCGTCACAGCCCACGGTGGCGGCGTCTCCGGTCAAGCGGGGGCCATCCGGCTCGGTGTTGCCCGTGCTCTGCTCGACCAGGACCCAGACAACCGCGTTCCGCTCAAGCGCGAGGGACATTTGACCCGCGACCCACGCGCTGTGGAGCGCAAGAAGTACGGTCTGCGCAAAGCTCGCAAGGCCAAACAGTACTCCAAACGCTAA
- a CDS encoding alpha/beta hydrolase family protein, which produces MVERFALRLDVEDGALAGELVAGAPPGVVFACGSALADRDGNDQDVGFAPLGQLALQLGDQGVSSLRFDRRGVGESAGNFAGPQQAVEDFLKVVEQAAQLPEIGPDPVLLGHAEGAGMAVVGAGRTAVRGLVLIAPPATMIHELISYGSLAQAALAQAPLEEHPDVLQKLQDEYRARSRPFLFRPVLRVACPVLILHGTMDWVFPPAEAEQIAAELERSGRRVTLEILPGLDHWLVSTRHWRALEDNLSPGWPVDPSVAQRIAHWIWELNAT; this is translated from the coding sequence GTGGTTGAACGATTTGCTCTGCGCTTGGATGTAGAAGACGGGGCGTTAGCCGGTGAATTGGTGGCAGGAGCACCGCCTGGGGTCGTCTTTGCCTGCGGTAGTGCCTTGGCAGACCGGGATGGCAATGACCAGGATGTGGGATTTGCGCCCTTAGGACAGTTAGCGCTGCAGCTAGGGGACCAAGGAGTGAGTTCTTTGCGCTTTGACCGTCGGGGGGTGGGGGAGAGTGCAGGGAATTTTGCGGGGCCGCAGCAGGCGGTCGAAGATTTCCTCAAGGTGGTGGAACAAGCAGCCCAACTGCCGGAAATCGGCCCGGACCCCGTGCTGTTGGGTCATGCCGAGGGCGCGGGCATGGCCGTTGTCGGGGCTGGGCGCACTGCTGTGCGTGGGCTTGTCCTCATTGCTCCCCCGGCGACCATGATCCATGAACTCATCAGCTATGGCAGTCTGGCGCAAGCGGCCCTAGCGCAAGCTCCCCTTGAGGAACATCCCGACGTGCTCCAGAAACTTCAGGACGAATACCGGGCACGGTCACGGCCCTTTCTTTTTCGCCCTGTGCTCCGGGTGGCCTGTCCGGTCTTGATTCTCCACGGAACGATGGATTGGGTGTTTCCGCCCGCAGAAGCTGAGCAAATCGCTGCTGAGTTGGAGCGCTCCGGCAGACGAGTTACCCTGGAAATCCTGCCCGGTCTCGACCACTGGCTGGTCTCCACCCGACACTGGCGCGCGTTGGAGGACAACTTGAGCCCTGGTTGGCCGGTAGACCCGAGCGTTGCTCAGCGCATTGCTCACTGGATTTGGGAACTGAACGCCACGTAG
- a CDS encoding photosystem II reaction center protein Ycf12, translating to MQTLVSLFLLFLILSAGPLVIVFWKLRTQRTL from the coding sequence ATGCAAACCCTCGTTTCTCTGTTTCTGCTGTTTTTGATCCTCAGCGCTGGTCCTCTGGTGATTGTTTTTTGGAAGCTGCGTACCCAACGCACCCTGTAG